The Bradyrhizobium guangxiense genomic sequence ATTGCGGCGCGAGCCATTTGTATTCGAGGCTGGCGCCATCGATGCTGAGGAAACCGGTGGGGGTGAGTTGGGTCATGGTCGAATTCCCATTCCTAGCCAATACCGAGATGCCCACCCTCCCCTGGAGGGAGAGGGTAAGGAAGCGAGTCCGCCGCCTGCACCATCAATGCGCCCCTTCCCGCAGCTTGAACCGCTGGATCTTGCCCGTCGCCGTCTTCGGCAGCGAGTCCACCACGTCGATCCAGCGCGGATATTTCCACGGACCGATCTTCTGCTTGACGTGCTCCTTCAGCGCCTCCTGCAACTCCGTCGTCGTCGCGCCGGGGCGCAGCACCACGAAGGCCTTGGGCTTCAGCAACCCTTCCGGATCGGCCTCGGGCACGACGGCGGCTTCCAGCACGGCCGGATGCGTGATCAGCGCGCTCTCCACTTCGAACGGCGAGACCCAGATGCCGGAGACCTTGAACATGTCGTCGGCGCGGCCGCAGAAGGTGTAACGGCCCTCGCCGTCCCTGACATATTTGTCACCGGTGCGGGTCCACGGTCCTTCGAAGGTACGGCGGCTCTTGTGGCGCTGATTCCAGTAACCTTCGCCGGCGGAGGGCGCGTCGACCAGCAGTTCGCCGACCTCGCCATCGGCAACGTCCTGCCCGGCTTCGTTGACGAGCCGCACCGCATAGCCCGGCACCGGCTTGCCGGACGAGCCGTATTTGATGTCGCCGGGCGCGTTCGAGAGAAAGATGTGCAAGAGCTCGGTCGAGCCGACGCCATCGAGAATGTCGACGCCGAAGCGCGCCTTCCAGCTGTTGCCGACCGATTCCGGCAGCGCTTCGCCGGCAGAGGTGCAGATGCGCAAGCTCTTGCCGCCGCGCTCGGCCTTCATGGCCTCATCGTTGAGCATCGCCGCGAACAGGGTCGGCACGCCGTAGAAGATCGAGGGGTTGTAGCGGTTCATCAGGTCGAACATGCGCGCCGGCGTCGGGCGCTCGCTGTTCAGGATCACGCTGGCGCCGACCGACATCGGGAAGGTCAGCGCATTGCCGAGACCATAGGCGAAGAACAGCTTTGCCGCGGAGAGGCACACATCGCTCTCGCGGATGCCGAGCACTTGCTTGGCGTAGGTGTCGGCGGTCGCCTGCAAATTGGAATGGATATGGCGCACGCCCTTCGGCATGCCCGTTGACCCCGACGAATAGAGCCAGAACGCCGGTTCGTCCGGATGGGTCGCCGCGGTGGTGAACTGATCGCTCTCGCCGGCGAGTTCCTCGGCGAGCTGCTTGTGTCCGTTCTGCTTGGCGCCGGAGACCACGACATGCTCGAGATCCGGCATGCGGCCGACGACGTCCCTGATGACAGGGTAGAGCGCTTCGGAGACGAACAGCACACGCGCGCGGCAGTCGGCGAGAATGTAGGCGTATTGGTCCGCGGTCAGCAGCGTGTTGAGCGGCACCGGCACGATGCCGGCGCGGATCGCGCCCAGGAACACGACCGGAAAGTCGACCGTATCGAGCATGATCATCGCCACGCGCTCCTCGCGGCGAACGCCGAGCCGGCGCAACATGTTGGCGGCGCGGCGGGGCTGTTGCTGCAGCTCGCCATAGGTGAGCCGCGAGACGGTGTCGTCGAACGCCAGCTTGCTGCCCCGGCCCTCCTCGACGTTACGATCGAGCAGCCAGGTCACCGCGTTGTAGGATCCCTCGCTCACGGACTTCTCCCCTGAATTTTAGAATTATAATTCATAGAAAGACACCGCGTCGGCTTGCTGTCAATGCCAGCAGGCACTATGTTTCATTAAAACGCGCCGCAGGACCTCATTCAAGAGGGCATCTGTAAAGAAGGCTCATGACCGACAGTCCCGACGCCGAATCCCGCTTTCTCGAACAGCTCGGCCAACGCGTGCGCACCATGCGCGCGCTGCGCGGCATGTCGCGCAAAGTGCTCGCCAAGGTGTCAGGAATCTCGGAGCGCTACATCGCGCAGCTCGAAAGCGGTAAGGGCAACGTCTCGATCGTGCTGTTGCGCCGTGTCTCGGACGCGATGGGCGCGCATCTGGAGGACCTGCTTCCCTCGGCCGAGCCGACGCCGGACTGGCAGATGTTTCGCGACCTCTTGCGCAAGGCAACGCCGGCGCAGATCGCGCAGGCCAAGGATTTGCTCACCGGCGGCAGCGCAACCGCACCGCGCCGCGCGCCATTCTGCGGCATCGCGCTGATCGGGCTGCGCGGGGGCGGCAAGTCCACGCTCGGGAGAATGCTCGCAAAGAAGATCGGCTGGACCTTCGTCGAGCTCAACAAGGAGGTCGAGCAGCAGAACGGCCTCTCGGTTGCCGAGATCATCGCGCTGTACGGCCAGGAAGGCTTTCGCCGCATGGAACAGGCGGCGCTGCAGCAGCTGCTCGCGCGCAACGAGCTGATGGTGCTGGCAACCGGCGGCGGCATCGTTTCCGAGCCGCTCACCTTCGACCAGATCCTAACCTCGTTCTACACGATCTGGCTGAAGGCCGAGCCCGAGGAGCACATGGCCCGCGTGCGTCGCCAGGGCGATCTGCGTCCAATGGCCGACGATCGCTCCGCGATGGCCGAGCTGCGCAACATTTTGCTGAGCCGCGAGCCGCTGTATTCGCGCGCGACCGCGGTGGTGGACACGGCCGGGCTTTCCGTCGATGCGGCGGCAGCACGGTTGATCGATGCGGTACGCCCGGTGCTGCAGAACGAGGCCCGCAGCTTCGGGCTGCGGAGCGTGGCGCTGTAGGTCGTTGGACCTCGCTAAAGCTACACATTCCGCTGTCGTCCCGGACAAGCGTAAGCGCAGATCCGGGACCCATACCGGGTGCTCCATCGATTGTGCGCGCCGCCGATCCCGAACGACTAGCCTCCGCAAAACTTCTCCCTGTGGTTATGGGTCCCGGATCTGTGCGCGCTTGAGGCGCGCTTGTCCGGGACGGCAGCGGTGTTTGTGGGCACGCCATGATGTCACTATATCAGCGCCCAATAGACAGCTTTGGGATCGATAATGACCTCCACCGACGTCAGCACCTCCATGTTCGAGCGGATCGGCGGCAGCGCCACGATCGATCGTCTGGTCGAAAGCTTCTACGATCGCATGGACAGGCTGCCGGAGGCGAAGGTCATCCGCGCGATGCATGCGGACGACCTCGGCCTGATCAGGGACGTGCTGAAGCGCTATCTCACCGAATGGACCGGCGGCCCGCGCCTCTATACGCCCGAGAAGGGTCATCCGCGGCTGCGCCAGCGACACATCGGCTTTGCCATCGGCGATGCCGAGCGCGATGCGTGGATGCTGTGCATGCGCGGCGCGATGGAGGAGACGATCACGGATAGCGCCGCGCGGCAGGATCTCGACAAGGCAATATCCGACCTTGCCGACTGGATGCGCAACCGGCAGTGATGCTGCTCACCGGAACGTAGCCCGGATGCGCGAAGTAACACATCCGGGGTTTTGGCTTCCCGGGGATCGCTTCGCTCACCCGAGCTACGATACTTCCAACCCGGCTAGATCGACCAATAGTTCGGATGCTGGTAGGGCCGCGAGCGGTCACCCCAATCAAACTCCTCGCCATCGAACTCGCAGGGGCCGCTGCTCAATTGCTCCGGCGTCATTTCGACCTGAAAGGCCTGACGAGCCGGATCATATTTCAGTGCGCTCCACTGCACCGGATAATGGTGATGAGTGCCGAGCAGACCGCCGGTCTTGATCACGGCGTAGGCGACCGTTCCGCTCACCTTGTCGAGCATTAACCGCTCGATCGTGCCGAGCTTCGTGCCGTCACAACCGTAGACGGCGACGTGCTGCACGCGATCACTGGGAACCATGGCGTGTTGCATGGCGTGCTCCCTTGGTTCTTTCGCTGCGCGCATTATAGTCCCGTAGCCCGGATGAGCGAAGCAACATCCGGGGTTTTGCGATGCTTCCGCGCGTATCGCTTCCGCTCACCCCGGCTACAGCAGCTGCGATCGCACCGCCTCCGCGCCGTCCCGCAGCAGCGGCAGGAAGCGGTCGATCAATTCCTGCGTCGGCACGCGGTCGACATGCGCGCCCATGTTGATGGCAGCGGCGATGACGCCGTCATAGCGGCGCACGGGAACCGAGATCGAGCGGAAATGCGGCTCGGCCTCGCGATCGACCAGTGAATAGCCTTGCGCGCGGTCGGCAGCGATGCGTGCGAGCAGCGCCTTCGGATCGGTCATCGTCTGCGGCGTCAGCGCCTCGCGCTTCATCGTCTTCAGGCGCGCGGCGAGATCGGTGTCGTCGAGCTGGCCAAGCATGGCGCGGCCGACCGAGGTGCAGAAGGCCGGGAGGCGGTAGCCGATCTCGAGACCGCCCGAGAACATCCGCGCCGGGCTGCTGCGTGCGACGAACACGACATCATCGCCATCGAGCACCGCGAGAGAGGAGATTTCGTTTGCCGCGGTCGCGACACGATCCAGCACGGGCTGAAGCACCGCCACGAGCTGGCTGGAGCGCAAGTAAGACGCTGCCAGCGTCAGCACGTGCGGCGTCAGCGAGAACAGCTTGCCGTCGCCCGAGACGTAGCCGCCGCGCTGCAGCGTGAACAGCATGCGGCGGGCGGTGGCGCGCGGCAGATCGGCGGCGCGGGCGAGATCGCTCAGCGTCATCGGGCCTGCATTGGTGCCGAAGCATTGCAGCAAACGCAGGCCACGATCGAGCGCCTCGACGAAATCCGTCGCGCGCTCCTCGCTCTCGCTCCGCTTCCGCTTGGGCATGGTGACGGGCCAATCCTGAAAAATAGTGCTTGCTGCCGCTCCAAGGCATGTCATAATTCGCCCATTCGTTCAATAGGCGAACAAAAGCCACTCCCCGAGGATGCACATGCCATGATGAGCCAGGAGCAGAACGACCTGATCACCCGTACCGGGCCGAAGGATCCGTGCGGGAAGCTGATGCGGAGCTACTGGCAGCCGGCGGCGCTGGTGGATGAGCTGGAGGGCGCTCGCCCCATCCGTCCCGTCAAACTGCTCGGCGAGAATCTGGTGCTGTTCCGCGATGAGACCGGACGCTACGGCCTGATCGACCGCCACTGCGCCCATCGCGGCGCCGACCTCGCCTTCGGCCGGCTGGAGCATGGCGGCCTGCGCTGCGCCTTCCACGGCTGGCTGTTCGACGCCTCCGGCCAGTGCATCGAGACCCCGGCCGAGCCGAAGGAGTCAAAGCTCTGCCAAAACATCCGCCAGCGCTCCTATCCGGTGGTGGAGAAGAGCGGCATCCTCTGGGCTTATCTCGGCGAAGGCACCCCGCCCGCATTCCCGGAGATCGACTGCTTCGTCGCGCCCGGTACCCACACCTTTGCCTTCAAAGGCCACATGGCCTGCAACTGGCTGCAGGCCCTCGAAGTCGGCATCGATCCCGCGCACGCATCCTATCTGCACCGCTTCTTCGAGGACGAGGACACGTCCACGGCTTACGGCAAGCAGTTTCGCGGCGCGTCGGCGGGAAGCGCCCTGCCGATGACGAAGATCCTGCGCGAGTACGACCGCCCCATCATCAATGTCGAGCACACCGAATACGGCCTGCGCCTGATCGCGCTGCGCGAGATCGACGAGGAGCGCACCCATGTGCGCGTCACCAACCAGCTCTTCCCGCACGGCTTCGTCATCCCCATGAGCACGGAGATGACGATCACGCAGTGGCACGTGCCGGTCGACGACGAGAACTGCTACTGGTACGCGATCTTCACCAGCTACACGAGCCCGGTCGACAAGCAGAAGATGCGCGACCAGCGGCTCGAGCTCTATGAGCTGCCCGACTACAAGTCGCGCAAGAACCGCAACAACGATTACGGTTTCGATCCGCACGAGCAGCAGACCGCGACCTATACCGGCATGGGCAACGACATCAACGTCCACGACCAGTGGGCGGTGGAATCGATGGGCGCGATCCAGGACCGCACCAAGGAGCATCTCGGCTCGAGCGACAAGGCGATCGTGCAATATCGCCGCCTGCTGCGGCAGGAGATCGAGAAGGTCTCCGGCGGCGAAAAGCCGATGCTGTTCTTGGACGAAGCCAATGCGCGCTCGATCCAGGGACCGGCGACCATGGACGGCATCGGCCCGACCCGGGGCTGGGAGACCTACTGGATGGAAGTCGACGTCAAGCGCCGCCGCGGCGCACCGTGGACCGCGCCGGTGCCGAAGGAGATCGCGGACAACGTGCACCGGCTGACGGCGGCGGAGTGATTTTTGGGGCATCGTCATTCCGGGGCGATGCGATAGCATCGAGCCCGGAATCTCGAGGTTCCGGGTCCGGTCCTTCGGACCATCCCGGAACGACAGCTATCGGGGAGTAGCCAAGTGACTTTCGTCGCGCGTCATGCGCTGTGGTCGGATGAGCAGAGGGACGCGGCGACGCGCATGCGCCGCATCGTCGAGGAGAAGAATCTCGAGGTCATCCGCCTCGCCTTCCCCGACCAGCACGGCATCCTGCGCGGCAAGACCATCGTCGCCACTGAAGCGATCGCGTCGCTGGAGAGCGGCTGCTCCATCACCACCACCATGCTCGCCAAGGACACCTCCCACCGTACGGTGTTTCCGGTGTTCACCGCGGGCGGCGGCTTCCGCATGAAGGAGATGGAAGGCGCGGCCGATGTGCTGATGGTGCCTGATACCACCACGTTCCGCGTGCTGCCTTGGGCGCCGTCGACTGGCTGGGTGCTATGCGACCTCTATTTCAATGACGGCCGCCCGGTGCCGTTCGCGACGCGCTCGCTCTATCGCAAGGTGCTCGACGAGCTCGCGGGCCGCGGTCAGGATTTCGTCGCCGGCCTCGAGGTCGAATTCCACATCTTCAGGCTCGACGATCCGCATATGCGCGCGGAGGACGCCGGCCAGCCCGGCACGCCGCCGTCCGTCAGCCTCCTCAGCCACGGCTATCAATACCTCACCGAGCAGCGCTTCGATCAGATGGAGCCGGTGCTGGAGATCCTGCGCCGCGACATCGTCGCGCTCGGACTGCCGTTGCGCTCGGTCGAGGTCGAGTTCGGGCCGAGCCAGTGCGAATTCACCTTTGCGCCGCGGAAGGGGCTCGAGGCTGCAGACAACATGGTGCTGTTCCGCTCC encodes the following:
- a CDS encoding benzoate-CoA ligase family protein, which codes for MSEGSYNAVTWLLDRNVEEGRGSKLAFDDTVSRLTYGELQQQPRRAANMLRRLGVRREERVAMIMLDTVDFPVVFLGAIRAGIVPVPLNTLLTADQYAYILADCRARVLFVSEALYPVIRDVVGRMPDLEHVVVSGAKQNGHKQLAEELAGESDQFTTAATHPDEPAFWLYSSGSTGMPKGVRHIHSNLQATADTYAKQVLGIRESDVCLSAAKLFFAYGLGNALTFPMSVGASVILNSERPTPARMFDLMNRYNPSIFYGVPTLFAAMLNDEAMKAERGGKSLRICTSAGEALPESVGNSWKARFGVDILDGVGSTELLHIFLSNAPGDIKYGSSGKPVPGYAVRLVNEAGQDVADGEVGELLVDAPSAGEGYWNQRHKSRRTFEGPWTRTGDKYVRDGEGRYTFCGRADDMFKVSGIWVSPFEVESALITHPAVLEAAVVPEADPEGLLKPKAFVVLRPGATTTELQEALKEHVKQKIGPWKYPRWIDVVDSLPKTATGKIQRFKLREGAH
- a CDS encoding glutamine synthetase family protein — its product is MTFVARHALWSDEQRDAATRMRRIVEEKNLEVIRLAFPDQHGILRGKTIVATEAIASLESGCSITTTMLAKDTSHRTVFPVFTAGGGFRMKEMEGAADVLMVPDTTTFRVLPWAPSTGWVLCDLYFNDGRPVPFATRSLYRKVLDELAGRGQDFVAGLEVEFHIFRLDDPHMRAEDAGQPGTPPSVSLLSHGYQYLTEQRFDQMEPVLEILRRDIVALGLPLRSVEVEFGPSQCEFTFAPRKGLEAADNMVLFRSAVKQIARRHGYHATFMCRPKLPNVFASGWHLHQSIVSRASGENLFMAKEPGKDVGEPLSAFGKAYLAGLLDHARASTLFTTPTINGYKRYRSYSLAPDRAIWGRDNRGVMIRVLGGAGDAATRLENRIGEPAANPYLYMASQILSGLDGVDRKLDPGPSADTPYETKAPLLPKSLRDAVSALQDDPFFREKLGAEFVDYYTHIKNAEIDRFLSEVTDWEHREYFEVF
- a CDS encoding IclR family transcriptional regulator domain-containing protein, which produces MPKRKRSESEERATDFVEALDRGLRLLQCFGTNAGPMTLSDLARAADLPRATARRMLFTLQRGGYVSGDGKLFSLTPHVLTLAASYLRSSQLVAVLQPVLDRVATAANEISSLAVLDGDDVVFVARSSPARMFSGGLEIGYRLPAFCTSVGRAMLGQLDDTDLAARLKTMKREALTPQTMTDPKALLARIAADRAQGYSLVDREAEPHFRSISVPVRRYDGVIAAAINMGAHVDRVPTQELIDRFLPLLRDGAEAVRSQLL
- a CDS encoding group II truncated hemoglobin — its product is MTSTDVSTSMFERIGGSATIDRLVESFYDRMDRLPEAKVIRAMHADDLGLIRDVLKRYLTEWTGGPRLYTPEKGHPRLRQRHIGFAIGDAERDAWMLCMRGAMEETITDSAARQDLDKAISDLADWMRNRQ
- a CDS encoding PRC-barrel domain-containing protein, translating into MQHAMVPSDRVQHVAVYGCDGTKLGTIERLMLDKVSGTVAYAVIKTGGLLGTHHHYPVQWSALKYDPARQAFQVEMTPEQLSSGPCEFDGEEFDWGDRSRPYQHPNYWSI
- a CDS encoding aromatic ring-hydroxylating dioxygenase subunit alpha, whose protein sequence is MMSQEQNDLITRTGPKDPCGKLMRSYWQPAALVDELEGARPIRPVKLLGENLVLFRDETGRYGLIDRHCAHRGADLAFGRLEHGGLRCAFHGWLFDASGQCIETPAEPKESKLCQNIRQRSYPVVEKSGILWAYLGEGTPPAFPEIDCFVAPGTHTFAFKGHMACNWLQALEVGIDPAHASYLHRFFEDEDTSTAYGKQFRGASAGSALPMTKILREYDRPIINVEHTEYGLRLIALREIDEERTHVRVTNQLFPHGFVIPMSTEMTITQWHVPVDDENCYWYAIFTSYTSPVDKQKMRDQRLELYELPDYKSRKNRNNDYGFDPHEQQTATYTGMGNDINVHDQWAVESMGAIQDRTKEHLGSSDKAIVQYRRLLRQEIEKVSGGEKPMLFLDEANARSIQGPATMDGIGPTRGWETYWMEVDVKRRRGAPWTAPVPKEIADNVHRLTAAE
- a CDS encoding helix-turn-helix transcriptional regulator, whose amino-acid sequence is MTDSPDAESRFLEQLGQRVRTMRALRGMSRKVLAKVSGISERYIAQLESGKGNVSIVLLRRVSDAMGAHLEDLLPSAEPTPDWQMFRDLLRKATPAQIAQAKDLLTGGSATAPRRAPFCGIALIGLRGGGKSTLGRMLAKKIGWTFVELNKEVEQQNGLSVAEIIALYGQEGFRRMEQAALQQLLARNELMVLATGGGIVSEPLTFDQILTSFYTIWLKAEPEEHMARVRRQGDLRPMADDRSAMAELRNILLSREPLYSRATAVVDTAGLSVDAAAARLIDAVRPVLQNEARSFGLRSVAL